The following is a genomic window from Anopheles aquasalis chromosome 3, idAnoAquaMG_Q_19, whole genome shotgun sequence.
AACGCCGAGACTTTCCAACACAATCGGTAGCAACCACGAAGCGGAACCAACCGCAGCTGTTGGCTGAGGTTCCTCTTGCTGATGTGCCTCTTGGTTTTCCTCCGACACCGGTTTATCTTCGCTCTCCGAATCATacgcttcctcttcttctgcctcTTCCGGACCAGCTTGCTGTAGGCGAAGGCTGAGGAGgaacaaaatgtaaaatacGTTGGTCAACCAGAGAAGACTCTTTTTCAGCCATCACAGCAACCATGGTGAAATCAAACTTACGCCTTAATAATCGGTTTGCTACGAGCTTCATTACCGCAGGGGATGGCTTCAACACGCTCGATACCTAGCAGTTCTGCGATTTCCTCCGTCATATCAGGCACCGAAATAACGAAACCCATCACCATGAGCGCGGACACGCGGATATTGGGGTCACGCTGCAGTACCAGCTGCTGAACGATCGTCACAAACTCCTTCGCTAGGCCGGAGCGTAACCGATGGAAGGGAGTCGCTTGTATCAGCACCGTCAAGCACTTGAGCAGCTGGATCAGGACGGTAACGTTGGCTTCCTGGGTCAGTGCTTGCATCAGCATCGCGTACAACTCGATCACCATATTGCCGAGTGTCACGGAGAAGGGTGTGAAGGACATCAgtggttttttgctgctttctgcCTGCACTAGGAATGGCTTGGAACGGTAGAGCAGGAAGGCGGTTGCTTGAATGGCTGCTACGCGACAGCTCGGTGCCGGATCGCGTAGCGCACTGTTCAGCAGCGTTACGGTGGCCGCAGTTCGATTCTGATCCGGGAAGAGCGCATGCCAGTACCCGAACATGATGCGCTTCTCAATGTGCTGTGCTAGCGTTCCGATTAGTAGCAGAGCAGCATGGCGTATGCGTGCATTGCGGTGCAGTTCCAATGAGTGGCCACGTGGGTTCGTGCTGTTCTCGCTCTCCGACTGTTCCGAGTCGCTCGTCAGATACAGCGAACCATCCGCAGGTCGTTCCTGTGATGCGCACCCTAGGGGAGTGATAATGGAGATAAATGAAAATATCATGGGTGCTCCGTGATTGTACAAGCGATGCTTACATTCAAGAACGATGCTCGCTTCTGAGTATGGTTGCCGGTTAGCGGAGGCAGCATCTAGCGGTGTCTGTTGTTTGTCTCGTATCACTCCCACTGAACTGGGACCGCCCTTCTTATTTTTAGGGTGCGTTCGCGTCTTCCGAGTTCTCGCAATCTTGCCTCCCTTGCTGATTGGCATCTGCTGTGGTTCCGGGATGCCCTGTTGGGAGACGGGTATGCGCTGGGGTGTGTGCTTCGTCACACCAGGTATGCCATACATCATGTACGCTTTCGCAACCCCAATTAGACGGCCCAGTTGAGCGATCTTCCATTCACCGATTTCATCGAGTGTCACGATCATGCTGAGGCAGGCAAAGGCCGACTTGATTAACCGATAGAATGCCTGCTCCGTAAAGGCCTCTGCCGTTGCGGTAAACATCAGATTCAACACCGCATCGCCTACTACGGACAGGTAAGGCTGGGTGGATTCATCGCACGGTTTCTCGATACGTCTCAGCACGCTCTCGATGCAGAGCATCGACGCCAGGTACAGCTCACTCCGACTGCACTGATccacctgttgctgctcctgttccgATGGTTGCTTCGAGTCGGAAGAACGCCGGTAATCCGGATCAATGAGCAAATTCACCAGTACGCCGTTGCGCGAAATGAGAAAATCGTAAAACTGCAATCGAAAACGCATTCTTTAACCAGGAGTGTCACACTCCAACGATCCGGAGGTCAATTACCTGAGAAACATTGCCGGCCTGTCGCAGAATGATCTGCATCGTACCGAGCACTTCGTAGGCCACCTGATAGAAGCATCGCTCGAGACATTTCCGTAACCAGTCGATCAAACTGTTTGCCAGCGTTTCCGGTAGCGCTACACGCTGGCGCTGGACGAGTGTTTTGAGGAGAAAGCAGGCCTTCACCACGAGCGAGTCCTCCGCCGGTGGAATGTTGACGAGCGATTCCAGCAACCGAACGACGGCCCGTACATCACAGATTCGGATCGCACCGTAATTCAGCCCGTTCAGTTCGTTCAGTAGCGTGTTGATTTCCTTCCGGTAGCCTTGTGACGATGGTTGCTGCGCTCCACCGTTCAGGAACAGGAATTTCGTGGACAGCTGGACAAATTTCTGTTCCTCAGCCATCCTCAGCGCGGATTTGTTTATGATTCATCGGACGGCGGGTATGACATTTCTCGCGTACGGCCTTTAGCACAGCTTTAGTACACCATCCAATAGGTCGCAATTTTTTCAATACTACTGACCGCCTACTTCGCGCCCCCTCTGGGggttctactttatttt
Proteins encoded in this region:
- the LOC126576478 gene encoding HEAT repeat-containing protein 6, producing MAEEQKFVQLSTKFLFLNGGAQQPSSQGYRKEINTLLNELNGLNYGAIRICDVRAVVRLLESLVNIPPAEDSLVVKACFLLKTLVQRQRVALPETLANSLIDWLRKCLERCFYQVAYEVLGTMQIILRQAGNVSQFYDFLISRNGVLVNLLIDPDYRRSSDSKQPSEQEQQQVDQCSRSELYLASMLCIESVLRRIEKPCDESTQPYLSVVGDAVLNLMFTATAEAFTEQAFYRLIKSAFACLSMIVTLDEIGEWKIAQLGRLIGVAKAYMMYGIPGVTKHTPQRIPVSQQGIPEPQQMPISKGGKIARTRKTRTHPKNKKGGPSSVGVIRDKQQTPLDAASANRQPYSEASIVLEWCASQERPADGSLYLTSDSEQSESENSTNPRGHSLELHRNARIRHAALLLIGTLAQHIEKRIMFGYWHALFPDQNRTAATVTLLNSALRDPAPSCRVAAIQATAFLLYRSKPFLVQAESSKKPLMSFTPFSVTLGNMVIELYAMLMQALTQEANVTVLIQLLKCLTVLIQATPFHRLRSGLAKEFVTIVQQLVLQRDPNIRVSALMVMGFVISVPDMTEEIAELLGIERVEAIPCGNEARSKPIIKALRLQQAGPEEAEEEEAYDSESEDKPVSEENQEAHQQEEPQPTAAVGSASWLLPIVLESLGVGAPQSPIMAVRMECLQVLCAMSSHYSLLRHHLKPVAQALRNAFVDPVIEVKIVAARVVDLLGHAVNTSLLSMDTVDPEELATAMHFWDAITPLLMDEIQDVYLFSTMRSICCDALGNIGVHVFEKLPRGRQLALISMLTGCTFDDDSIVASAAARSLSVYILFPSLRDDACFVENTIEAILRVLRDPSQNARIKTSWSLGNVTDALILNQQHHHQQILSSGVSEEQREPDSGYHTVIGDALLQKILEAALESARDNDKVRSNAVRTMGNVLRLLRPHHFEPAAGSWTVLAQSAIDQLVQNVTAGGAVNVKVKWNACYALGNMQRNEAFFTGAAASQIAWQKRVFPALCEVVVNSPNFKVRINAAQALAVVERRSHYGGTYFHTIWTALLQALEQSDNLQDYNEYKRRDTLQEQLCLSLAHCLRLATREDIGPMAAILLPLYDVVRQNWVRVINRILPEKGDILLESYLLLLDQRKRQTAGATGDSHPPDSSWKLLIQCFDCGGDQRPDLKEE